The following is a genomic window from Elaeis guineensis isolate ETL-2024a chromosome 10, EG11, whole genome shotgun sequence.
GAATCAAGTCGAGTAGCTGGAAGCTCGAGTTCAACTTGACTCAACTCAAAATTTGGTTCGAGATCGACCGAATTTTAATATCCTAAGTTCAAGCTCGATTTaatgaaaaatagataaaatttgagATCAACTCGAATAAGCCATACTCGAGCTCGAGCTTGAACTCGAAATCAAACTTTAgcctattaataatatatatattaatatatatatatatattataaataaaaataataattatatatatatatatatatatatatatatatatatatatatatatatatatatatatatatatatatatagacttgCGAACTTTCGAACTGAGTATCCTGCTACTCGAGTTCGACTTGAAAAACTACTCGAGTTCGACTCGAACTCGTTAATAATCGAGTCCAGCTCAAGTAATTCACAAGCAACTCGACTTGTTTGCACTCCTAAATTGAATGGCCTCATGGATCACGTGAATCGAGTCATGAGTGGCTCATAGACCATCTCACAATTATGACTATCATAAAGGTAACTTAGGATTTTGGTTTTTATTTTATGCCCAATTTCAAGCAATTTTGGGTCAATTATATCTTTCTATCAATTTTTCTCTGTGGCTGCATCGCACATAAGGCTTGAATAAACTCAATCCCAACTTGATCTTTTGGACAACTGACTTGACCCATGAATAATTGACCTAAGTACCTATTAGTTAAGCAAACCATACTCCGAATTTGAGTATAGTTTGAGTTGCTAAGACTTCAAAGAGTGGATTGATGGGTCATGTGTCAAGATCGGTGGggttttatatttataaataaatttaatgattAGAGTTGCAGAATCTATAAAAGTTAAAatgttttaaaatttatattctgtaACACTTTTGCATGGACATTAAGTTATCAAAAATCcaattttgagatatttaatGCATAGTTGCAATATCTCTAAAGAAAAAGAATGGACATTTTTATTTATAAACATTTCAAATCATGCAACTCAATTCTaatcatttatatttttattatattattacaatCACTGAATTAGCAATGAGTGTAAGTGAAATTTCGGTTAAAAATTCACTTAATTATTGGTATTATATAAATAAGATTTACTTTTTTAATAGAATGATACAAATTAAATAGTTCATAATGATATCTGGATATTAAAAATATGTCTCTCAAATATTTGGTAGATGTGCATTGCTCATCTCACACAGTAAaattatctcttttttatttttggacGTGTTATTCTGCAAAAAtactaatctatttttttttgaataaactaGTAAATATTTTTCGTTTtaatttaaacttaaaaatagCTCTCAAGTTGAGTTTCACTTAAAAGCAGCTCTCCAATTGATATAAATGATCAAATTGCTTCTACAGTTATAAGCTAACACTAAAATAATACTGTGATATTAAAAAAtagtactgtcttattataaatAATACTGTCTTAATGTAAAATAATATTGTCTTATTATGATGTAAGGGTATTACgaaacaatatttttttattataatataatactaccttattataaaacaatattaccttattgtaatataatactattataaaatagtactgtttgattataaaacaatactgccgtattataaaataatactacgatattaaaaaatagtactgtcttattataaatCAGTACTGCGTTACGTATTATAAAACAATACCGTGATATTAGAAGACagtactgtcttattataaattaatactaCATTATTGTAAAATAATACTATGTTGTTGTATAATCGTACGAAGATATAAGAATATAACGGTCATTTCAGTTAGAAATGGAGAGttgcttttaatttatatttggaaCGGAGAGTtagttttaatttaaattcaagtgGAGagctatttttaatttaaaatataaaataaaattttttatctaatttattattttttatttctcgtAAAACTaaccattattattattatctttttaaaaaaattcacatGGGCGCAaagtcctctccctctctcccgtgGAAAATGTTTGGGTACCCTTTCATCATGTTTCGTAATCCTCAAGGCTTCAGCAGGCGCCAATTGTCACCCGTTCTGGTTACGCTAATGCCATTTACCAACGCCGTTATACAATATCATTCACAGGTTGGTTTGATCCGAACCCGAGCCTGACACGAATCAGGATCGAGTGATGCGGTCGGGCCAAATTTCGGGCTCCCCGGTCAAAAACTTTCTGACAGTACGGGCATAATAGTTGGGTCCGGGTCGGATGCGGGTCAATACCCGACCCATTAACATCACAGCCAAGCATAGGCCCGGGCAACGTTACCGAGCGGTGACCAGATCCCCACCCACCCACGAGCTTTCCAGCCTCAGGGGCGGGAACTCCCAAAATCTGAAAACAACTTCGGGGAAGATCGATTCTTTCTCAGAATCTCTCTCCCTAATGGAGGAAGACGAGAACGAAGCCCTCCCTCGAGTCATTTCCGAGCTCGAAGCCCTCCACCATGACGACCCCAACCCCCCTTCCCCCTTCTCCGAGCCCTCGCTCCTGGACCTCCTCTCCCTTCTCGATGACGGCGGCAGCGGCGGCGGCGGTGACGGCGATGACCGCTCCTTTTGGGACCACCTCGCCACCAGGAAGCTCTCGCCTGCCTCTCTTCTCAGTCCTCTCTCCGCCGCCATGGACTCCCCCTCCCCACGCCTCTCCCTTCTCGCCTCCCGCGCCTACCTCTCCCTCCTTGTCTCCCCTTCCGCTCCCCTGTATACCCTCTTTACCCCCCTCCCGTTCCTCTCCCTCCTCCGCTCCCTCCGCCGCGCCCTCAAGCCCATCTCCTCCACCTCCCCCGCCGCCGCCCCCCAGGCCGACACCGCCCACCACCGAAGGAAGACCGGCCGGAAGCGGAAAACCGGCCGGCCCCGCGACGCCGCCGGTTCACCTGCGGACCAACAATCGGACGCCAGAGAGTTGTTACCCCAGGTTCTTGAACTGCTCGACTCCGTGCTGTGGCGCATTCGGCTCGACGGCTCCCACGACGGCCTCAAGTCGTTGGTCGAGGCCGTGGCTGCCATCCTCGACGCCGCCACTGGCCACCACCGGCTGCAGGACCTCTGCTTCCGGATACTCTATGGTTTGGTCTCTAGGCCCGAGCATGGAGACCAGATGCTCTCGGCGGTTGAGGTACTGCGATCTTTGGCCCCAGTGATCCTTTCTTCGGTGAAATGCCCCTCCCGAGCCTCTGCCCTAGGGTTTCTTACGAGAAAGATGGTACCTTTGTGTCGGGAGAATGATGGGGTGAGGAAGGCTCTCGTGTACCTTCCGAGGTTCTTGGCGATGAAGGCGCCGGAGAAGTCCGAGCCCAGAGCTCTGGCAGTTGATTCCATCTTGGAGATTGTTCGAGCAATGGAAAATGAGGATCGAATTGGTTTCATGGAGTATGTGGTGAAGATGACAAAGGGGAAGACGCAGCTCAGGCTGCTCGCTGTCGATCTCATTCTAGCAATTTTGACATCGTTGCCTGATCCATTGGGAGTGAAGGATACCGACGAGGTAATTGATCGCCAGTGGGGTGTGAAGTGCTTGGAAGCATTAGTACAGCGTTGCTCGGACTCAGTTGGAGGAATCCGAGCTCGGGCATTAACGAATATGGCTCAAGTGGTTGACTTTTTATCTGGGGATGAGGAGAATCATTCTCAGCTGCAGGAAATTGTGGGAATTGGCAGTGCTAGCTTCAATGATCTCCTGAGCAGGAGGTGTGTGGATGAGAAGGCTGCTGTGAGGAAGGCGGCGCTTCTTCTCATAACAAAATCGATGGCTTTAATAGGCAGGCCTATCGACGAGGTGCTCCTCAGAACAGTGGGATCTGCTTTCTCTGACCCGCTTGTCAGTATCCGCAAAGCAGCTCTTGCAGCTCTGTCAGAGGTAACGTTTTCCTTTCCATTTTGGGTTCCCCTGGTGAGTTTGTGTTTGCTATGATTGTTCATGCTTATAATTGTTGTGCTTCATTTGGGCTGGTATTGCAGGTCTATAGAAGATTTCCAGATGGTAGAGTGATAAGTGAATGGCTTCATGCGGTGCCAGCCTTGATTGTAGACAATGAGACAAGCATTCAAGAGGAATGCGAAACTTTGTTTCTTGAATTGGTCTTGGACAGGATCTCTCAAGCTGGAAAAGTGAACCTGGGTAGTGATGCAACTGTCTTGGAGTCATTATTACCTGAGGGTATATTGGATTTGTTGAAAGGGATCTGTGATGGGGAGGTGGCACCATGTGTAAGAAAGATATGTGCAAACCttgggaagaagaaaaaactgAAGACTTCCATCGCTAGTTCGCTTCAAAACATCATTACGGCATCAGAATCCTTGTGGCTGAGAAATTCCATGCCAATAGAGAAGTGGATTGCCCCTCCTGGGGCTTGGCAGCTTCTTTCTGAGGTCTCTTTGTTCACAACCAAGGCAGTTGACTGGGAGTTCCTTCATCACCAGTGGCAGCTCCTTGACAAGGTTAACCTGGAAGAGAAAGGTGAAGCCCTTGACGGAGGGGAACTAACTTCTATTTCATGGGCCAGAGATCGTGTTTCCCTCTTGCAAACCATTTCCAACGTCTCCTTGGAATTGCCCATGGGGCCTGCTGTAGGTTTGGCCGAGAAGCTGTTCAACTGTATTCAGAATTTTAACATGCACTTGAGTGAGGTAACTGCTGATTAATATGTGGCTAACATGCATAAGCTATTAAGGCAGTTCATTCCCCGAAAGATTAGAAgtctatatttcataatttatctcTATGACAAGTCTCTTGCCCTATGTTTACAATTTGATAATTCCATTAATCTTGATTCAAGGAAACATGATTAATGATCTCAACTTTAACAAGTTCCTTGTCAGCTAATTTTATCCAAAACTGCATATTTCCTCAACCAATCCCTTGAGAGTGGAAACAGGAAAAAGAAACTAAAGGGATTTTGGGTCACTCTCCATGCAAATGTTTACCAAATTGCTAACTTGGGCACCCTCCCCCTACCCCCTAACATAAACATACTTCAATTCTCTTCCACTCTCTTTCATAATACCCTTCAGATTCTTAACAATGGTTCTGATGATCCCTGTATTTAATGCACCTTTTTGTTTTTCTAGAAACTTATCTTAGTCACCTTCTCCCACGTGATGGTCTTCTCATTGTCCAAACTACGAAGTCAATGACATCTTGAAGTAATTAGTGTGGATGGCCTTAGGTTTTTCAATAATAGCATTAGAGACTCATAGTGCACACATAGATATTGGCTAAAATGACTGCTAGAGATATAACTCTTCCCTCCTAGAAACTAATTTCAATTCTATATCTATGAATCAATAAAGCCTATAGCTCATATTAGAGCATTGTTTGACAAGCCATGTTAAAGCTAACCTGTCAGACAGGCAAGGAGTTAAAATTGTGGGATCAAAGTGGTACTCTTGTATAAGGtaggtatgtacgtatgtatgtatgtatatatatagaaacatacatacatacacacatacatacacatacacacacatacatatacatatacatatacatatacatatacatacatatacatacatatacatacatacatatacatatacatatacatatacatatacgtatatatacatatacatatacctatacgtacatatatatatatatatatatatatatatatatatatatatatatatatatcttttaatATATATATCTATTTGCTTCAACTGTTCAAAAGGATGCTTCCACCTTGCTAATCAGAACCTTCAA
Proteins encoded in this region:
- the LOC105052766 gene encoding condensin-2 complex subunit CAP-D3 isoform X2, which codes for MEEDENEALPRVISELEALHHDDPNPPSPFSEPSLLDLLSLLDDGGSGGGGDGDDRSFWDHLATRKLSPASLLSPLSAAMDSPSPRLSLLASRAYLSLLVSPSAPLYTLFTPLPFLSLLRSLRRALKPISSTSPAAAPQADTAHHRRKTGRKRKTGRPRDAAGSPADQQSDARELLPQVLELLDSVLWRIRLDGSHDGLKSLVEAVAAILDAATGHHRLQDLCFRILYGLVSRPEHGDQMLSAVEVLRSLAPVILSSVKCPSRASALGFLTRKMVPLCRENDGVRKALVYLPRFLAMKAPEKSEPRALAVDSILEIVRAMENEDRIGFMEYVVKMTKGKTQLRLLAVDLILAILTSLPDPLGVKDTDEVIDRQWGVKCLEALVQRCSDSVGGIRARALTNMAQVVDFLSGDEENHSQLQEIVGIGSASFNDLLSRRCVDEKAAVRKAALLLITKSMALIGRPIDEVLLRTVGSAFSDPLVSIRKAALAALSEVYRRFPDGRVISEWLHAVPALIVDNETSIQEECETLFLELVLDRISQAGKVNLGSDATVLESLLPEGILDLLKGICDGEVAPCVRKICANLGKKKKLKTSIASSLQNIITASESLWLRNSMPIEKWIAPPGAWQLLSEVSLFTTKAVDWEFLHHQWQLLDKVNLEEKGEALDGGELTSISWARDRVSLLQTISNVSLELPMGPAVGLAEKLFNCIQNFNMHLSEVDAHIKALKTLCKQKETPEKGNDLVLHWVHQLLSKALKIIDGYVSAVSEAEKAKSFLTPPPQSGTRNRKELLAPKSMLQAVTAVFTVGSLILSCPSADLQGIVPLLHTIITSRNSEPRPKKLAGLTVSFEEISPSLYNQSWVTLGKICLVDDKLAKCYIPLFVQELERSDCAALRNNIMVVMADFCVRYTALVDCYIPKITISLRDPCEIVRRQTFILLSRLLQRDYVKWKGVLFLRFLLSLVDDSEKIRRLADFLFGSILKVKAPLLAYNSFIEAIFVLNDCHVHAGHRETQGGLLTETQLFSIRGTDERLRSQRMHIYVSLLKQMAPEHLLATSAKLCAEILAAASDGLLNLDDVTGQSVVQDTYLGC
- the LOC105052766 gene encoding condensin-2 complex subunit CAP-D3 isoform X1 gives rise to the protein MEEDENEALPRVISELEALHHDDPNPPSPFSEPSLLDLLSLLDDGGSGGGGDGDDRSFWDHLATRKLSPASLLSPLSAAMDSPSPRLSLLASRAYLSLLVSPSAPLYTLFTPLPFLSLLRSLRRALKPISSTSPAAAPQADTAHHRRKTGRKRKTGRPRDAAGSPADQQSDARELLPQVLELLDSVLWRIRLDGSHDGLKSLVEAVAAILDAATGHHRLQDLCFRILYGLVSRPEHGDQMLSAVEVLRSLAPVILSSVKCPSRASALGFLTRKMVPLCRENDGVRKALVYLPRFLAMKAPEKSEPRALAVDSILEIVRAMENEDRIGFMEYVVKMTKGKTQLRLLAVDLILAILTSLPDPLGVKDTDEVIDRQWGVKCLEALVQRCSDSVGGIRARALTNMAQVVDFLSGDEENHSQLQEIVGIGSASFNDLLSRRCVDEKAAVRKAALLLITKSMALIGRPIDEVLLRTVGSAFSDPLVSIRKAALAALSEVYRRFPDGRVISEWLHAVPALIVDNETSIQEECETLFLELVLDRISQAGKVNLGSDATVLESLLPEGILDLLKGICDGEVAPCVRKICANLGKKKKLKTSIASSLQNIITASESLWLRNSMPIEKWIAPPGAWQLLSEVSLFTTKAVDWEFLHHQWQLLDKVNLEEKGEALDGGELTSISWARDRVSLLQTISNVSLELPMGPAVGLAEKLFNCIQNFNMHLSEVDAHIKALKTLCKQKETPEKGNDLVLHWVHQLLSKALKIIDGYVSAVSEAEKAKSFLTPPPQSGTRNRKELLAPKSMLQAVTAVFTVGSLILSCPSADLQGIVPLLHTIITSRNSEPRPKKLAGLTVSFEEISPSLYNQSWVTLGKICLVDDKLAKCYIPLFVQELERSDCAALRNNIMVVMADFCVRYTALVDCYIPKITISLRDPCEIVRRQTFILLSRLLQRDYVKWKGVLFLRFLLSLVDDSEKIRRLADFLFGSILKVKAPLLAYNSFIEAIFVLNDCHVHAGHRETQGGLLTETQLFSIRGTDERLRSQRMHIYVSLLKQMAPEHLLATSAKLCAEILAAASDGLLNLDDVTGQSVVQDTLQILACKEMRIQSNRGSDTTEMDDEGGDGGNGALLAARGRVVTQVAKKNLIQNAIPIFIELKRLLESKNSPLTGCLMECLRVLLKDYKNEIEEILVADKQLQKELIYDMQKYENAKAKSTVKETVANVQRQDGYCSPADRRASGIYSRVSEKLGTSGKIASAVADAAARATVRSVLKEMNQTAGTPPLRSMSVPKLKSATGNAGVLSGDRPPDVLESLRRRQSFESDEEN